The proteins below are encoded in one region of Hordeum vulgare subsp. vulgare chromosome 3H, MorexV3_pseudomolecules_assembly, whole genome shotgun sequence:
- the LOC123443870 gene encoding uncharacterized protein LOC123443870 isoform X1, whose translation MASAAPFSGSLLRLTKPGTPQPPFFSPPPSRSHFDLRNRPPKTKRPIAGAAGALASSSMAAAQPQMRDGQKQGAEEAMKLLFVEMGVGYDQHGQDITSAAVRACKDAISSNSIPAFRRARIAPAGSIPGVNSEQMKLQIKLGVPRPVQHLLDFERIKAVFPYGEITSCEVVDGGMICSSGTCIEAMGDKNDDCYIVNAAVYVGY comes from the exons ATGGCATCAGCAGCGCCTTTCTCCGGCAGTCTCCTTCGCCTGACAAAACCAGGAACACCACAGCCCCCGTTCTTCTCCCCTCCGCCGTCTCGTTCCCACTTCGACCTTCGAAACCGACCCCCTAAGACAAAGAGGCCAATCGCCGGAGCAGCAGGAGCCCTCGCCTCTTCTTCCATGGCGGCAGCCCAGCCCCAGATGCGCGATGGCCAAAAACAAGGGGCGGAGGAGGCCATGAAGCTGCTGTTCGTCGAGATGGGCGTCGGTTACGACCAGCACGGACAGGACATCACCTCCGCCGCCGTGCGCGCCTGCAAGGATGCCATCTCCTCCAACTCCATCCCCGCCTTCCGCCGCG CACGGATTGCGCCTGCAGGGTCGATACCAGGGGTGAACAGTGAGCAGATGAAGCTGCAGATCAAGCTGGGTGTCCCGAGGCCGGTGCAGCATCTGTTGGACTTTGAGAGAATCAAGGCCGTCTTCCCCTA TGGTGAGATCACTAGCTGTGAGGTCGTTGACGGCGGGATGATCTGTTCAAGTGGAACATGCATCGAAGCAATGGGAGATAAAAACGATGACTGCTACATTGTCAATGCTGCCGTCTACGTCGGTTACTAA
- the LOC123443870 gene encoding uncharacterized protein LOC123443870 isoform X2: protein MASAAPFSGSLLRLTKPGTPQPPFFSPPPSRSHFDLRNRPPKTKRPIAGAAGALASSSMAAAQPQMRDGQKQGAEEAMKLLFVEMGVGYDQHGQDITSAAVRACKDAISSNSIPAFRRGSIPGVNSEQMKLQIKLGVPRPVQHLLDFERIKAVFPYGEITSCEVVDGGMICSSGTCIEAMGDKNDDCYIVNAAVYVGY, encoded by the exons ATGGCATCAGCAGCGCCTTTCTCCGGCAGTCTCCTTCGCCTGACAAAACCAGGAACACCACAGCCCCCGTTCTTCTCCCCTCCGCCGTCTCGTTCCCACTTCGACCTTCGAAACCGACCCCCTAAGACAAAGAGGCCAATCGCCGGAGCAGCAGGAGCCCTCGCCTCTTCTTCCATGGCGGCAGCCCAGCCCCAGATGCGCGATGGCCAAAAACAAGGGGCGGAGGAGGCCATGAAGCTGCTGTTCGTCGAGATGGGCGTCGGTTACGACCAGCACGGACAGGACATCACCTCCGCCGCCGTGCGCGCCTGCAAGGATGCCATCTCCTCCAACTCCATCCCCGCCTTCCGCCGCG GGTCGATACCAGGGGTGAACAGTGAGCAGATGAAGCTGCAGATCAAGCTGGGTGTCCCGAGGCCGGTGCAGCATCTGTTGGACTTTGAGAGAATCAAGGCCGTCTTCCCCTA TGGTGAGATCACTAGCTGTGAGGTCGTTGACGGCGGGATGATCTGTTCAAGTGGAACATGCATCGAAGCAATGGGAGATAAAAACGATGACTGCTACATTGTCAATGCTGCCGTCTACGTCGGTTACTAA